Proteins co-encoded in one Marinobacter gudaonensis genomic window:
- the ppx gene encoding exopolyphosphatase — translation MTAASTADNAVSPPEVLAAIDMGSNSFHMVVARLVHGEIRTLEKMGEKVQLGAGLDPNNRLTEDAQERALACLGRFAQRLKGMPPEAVQIVGTNALRVARNAHQFMNRAEEVLGYPVEIIAGREEARLIYLGVAHTLSDDSGRRLVIDIGGGSTEFIIGQRFEPLELESLHMGCVSFRNRYFADGKITRRQMDRAVTHAEQEMLNIRQHYRNVGWQSTVGSSGSIKAIANVLANLKITDGTITLTAMQELRKRLVDMGKTERLGDLGVRADRQSIFPAGFAILMGAFQSLGISEMAFADGALREGLLYDIAGRIQHEDVRERTISALQERYHVDQEHGAAVEQTAIAAWRQVARDWGLNTPADEEVLRWACRLHEIGLTISHSQYHKHGAYLLRYSDLPGFTQQFQKDLATLVRGHRRKFSPAIFEGVEPEDIPRLRYLCVLVRLAVLLQHPRNLEAPPEFTLTAKQDALALTFPDGWLDDRPLTLADLENERDYLAKQDFTLELNGG, via the coding sequence GTGACGGCCGCATCCACCGCCGACAATGCCGTTTCCCCGCCGGAGGTGCTCGCGGCCATCGATATGGGCTCGAACAGCTTCCACATGGTGGTTGCCCGGCTGGTGCATGGTGAAATCCGCACGCTCGAGAAAATGGGGGAGAAGGTCCAGCTCGGCGCCGGTCTCGACCCGAACAACCGCCTGACTGAAGACGCCCAGGAGCGGGCACTGGCCTGCCTCGGCCGGTTCGCCCAGCGGCTCAAAGGCATGCCGCCGGAGGCGGTGCAGATCGTCGGCACCAATGCCCTGAGAGTGGCCCGTAACGCCCACCAGTTCATGAACCGCGCGGAAGAAGTACTGGGTTACCCGGTGGAGATCATTGCCGGTCGCGAAGAGGCTCGACTGATTTACCTGGGCGTGGCTCACACCCTCTCGGACGACTCCGGTCGCCGGCTGGTCATCGATATTGGTGGCGGGAGCACGGAATTCATTATCGGCCAGCGCTTTGAACCCCTGGAGCTGGAAAGCCTCCACATGGGCTGCGTGTCGTTCCGCAACCGCTATTTTGCCGATGGCAAGATTACCCGCCGGCAGATGGACCGTGCCGTGACCCACGCCGAGCAGGAAATGCTCAACATCCGGCAGCACTACCGGAACGTTGGCTGGCAAAGCACCGTGGGCTCCTCCGGCTCCATCAAGGCCATTGCCAACGTGCTGGCCAATCTCAAGATTACCGACGGAACCATCACCCTCACCGCCATGCAGGAACTTCGCAAACGGCTGGTGGACATGGGCAAGACCGAGCGTCTGGGGGATCTGGGCGTGCGAGCTGATCGCCAGAGCATTTTCCCCGCCGGTTTCGCCATCCTGATGGGCGCCTTCCAGTCCCTGGGCATCTCCGAGATGGCCTTTGCTGACGGCGCACTGCGAGAAGGCCTGCTGTACGACATTGCCGGGCGGATTCAGCACGAGGACGTTCGGGAGCGCACGATCTCGGCCTTGCAGGAGCGCTACCATGTGGATCAGGAACACGGTGCCGCGGTGGAACAGACCGCCATCGCGGCCTGGAGGCAGGTGGCCCGCGACTGGGGATTGAACACCCCGGCGGACGAGGAAGTGCTGCGCTGGGCCTGCCGGCTGCACGAGATCGGGCTGACCATTTCCCATAGCCAGTACCACAAACACGGCGCCTACCTGCTGCGTTACTCGGACCTGCCCGGCTTTACCCAGCAGTTCCAGAAAGATCTGGCGACCCTGGTACGCGGCCACCGGCGCAAATTCAGCCCGGCCATTTTCGAGGGTGTCGAACCCGAGGACATTCCCAGACTCCGCTACCTGTGCGTTCTGGTGCGCCTGGCGGTGCTGTTGCAGCACCCCCGGAACCTGGAGGCACCGCCGGAATTCACGCTGACGGCCAAGCAGGACGCCCTGGCCCTGACCTTCCCCGATGGCTGGCTGGACGACCGCCCCCTGACCCTGGCCGATCTGGAAAACGAACGCGACTACCTCGCCAAACAGGACTTTACCCTGGAGCTGAACGGGGGCTGA
- a CDS encoding ATP-binding cassette domain-containing protein, which translates to MLTITDLSLQRGGVWLLESVNLTIQPGQRVAIVGANGAGKSSLFQLLLGQLSAEQGSASLPGGCRIAHMAQEVEASGRSARDFVLDGDIDLRRLERALAAAESAGDDHAIARIHGELDVHEAWSAGRRAEALLRGLGFSDTDADRPVSAFSGGWRIRLNLAQALMRPSDLLLLDEPTNHLDLDACLWLENWLRRYTGTLLFISHDRDFMDRVATHVVHFDRRKLELYTGNYSAFEGQRSERLAQQQAGYERQQARIAEIQRFIDRFKAKATKARQAQSRVKALERMERIAPAHIDSPFSFEFPVAEKVSNPLLSIRNGRAGHGQTTVLDGINLTLLPGSRIGLLGPNGAGKSTLMDALRGQATLLAGERTCGEHLAIGYFAQHQLESLDLDASPFLHLQRLTPKASEQSIRNFLGGFDFHGDEALSPIRSFSGGEKARVALATIAWQRPNLLLLDEPTNHLDLEMRQALTMALQNFEGAIVVVSHDRHLLRNTVDEFWLVNEGRVTEYQGDLEDYERWLADRRKDETEAPRRTPADGTGSNAVASSGQAAGENTAESAEDRKARKRAEAALRQKLSPYRKQQTALEAEMDKLQKTLAGLEEALADTSLYEDSGKGRLKELLAEQAAANTRLEEVEMQWLEVSETVESMEAELAS; encoded by the coding sequence ATGTTAACGATAACCGATCTCAGTTTACAACGTGGTGGCGTCTGGTTGCTAGAATCCGTCAACCTGACCATCCAGCCGGGCCAGCGCGTTGCCATTGTGGGTGCCAATGGTGCCGGAAAATCCAGCCTGTTCCAGCTCTTGTTGGGCCAGCTCAGCGCCGAGCAGGGCAGTGCCTCGCTGCCTGGCGGCTGCCGGATTGCCCACATGGCGCAGGAGGTCGAAGCGTCGGGCCGTAGCGCTCGCGATTTCGTGCTGGATGGGGACATCGACCTGCGCAGGCTGGAGCGGGCGCTGGCTGCGGCCGAGTCCGCCGGTGACGACCATGCCATTGCTCGAATCCATGGCGAGCTCGATGTCCACGAAGCCTGGTCGGCAGGCCGGCGTGCCGAGGCCTTGTTGCGCGGTCTGGGATTCTCGGATACTGACGCTGATCGACCGGTATCGGCGTTTTCCGGTGGTTGGCGGATTCGGCTGAATCTGGCGCAGGCGCTGATGCGTCCTTCGGATCTGTTGCTGCTGGATGAGCCGACCAACCATCTGGACCTGGATGCCTGTCTCTGGCTGGAGAACTGGCTGCGTCGCTACACGGGAACACTGCTGTTCATATCCCACGACCGGGATTTCATGGACCGGGTGGCAACTCATGTGGTGCATTTCGATCGCCGAAAACTCGAGCTGTACACCGGTAACTACTCCGCGTTTGAAGGGCAGCGAAGTGAACGGCTGGCCCAGCAACAGGCGGGCTACGAGCGCCAGCAGGCCCGGATTGCGGAAATCCAGCGTTTTATCGACCGGTTCAAGGCCAAGGCCACCAAGGCCCGCCAGGCCCAGAGCCGGGTCAAGGCACTCGAGCGAATGGAGCGGATTGCGCCGGCCCATATCGATTCGCCGTTCAGTTTCGAGTTTCCGGTGGCCGAAAAGGTCTCCAATCCGTTGCTGTCGATTCGTAACGGCCGGGCCGGTCATGGTCAGACCACCGTGCTTGATGGCATCAACCTGACGCTGTTGCCCGGCAGTCGCATTGGTCTGCTCGGACCCAATGGCGCCGGCAAGTCCACCCTGATGGACGCCCTTCGGGGGCAGGCTACCCTGCTGGCTGGAGAGCGGACCTGTGGTGAGCACCTCGCCATCGGCTATTTCGCCCAGCACCAGCTGGAATCCCTGGATCTGGACGCCAGTCCTTTCTTGCACCTGCAGCGTCTGACCCCAAAAGCCTCGGAACAGAGCATCCGCAACTTCCTGGGCGGGTTTGATTTCCACGGCGATGAAGCCCTGAGCCCGATCCGGTCGTTTTCCGGTGGCGAGAAGGCCCGGGTGGCCCTGGCGACCATTGCCTGGCAGCGTCCCAACCTGTTGCTGCTGGACGAGCCTACCAACCATCTCGACCTGGAAATGCGCCAGGCCCTGACCATGGCGTTGCAGAATTTCGAAGGTGCCATTGTTGTGGTCTCCCACGACCGCCACCTGTTGCGCAATACTGTCGACGAATTCTGGCTGGTGAACGAGGGCCGGGTGACAGAATACCAGGGCGACCTCGAAGACTATGAGCGCTGGCTGGCCGACCGGCGAAAGGATGAGACCGAGGCGCCCAGACGGACGCCTGCGGATGGTACCGGCTCCAATGCCGTGGCGAGTTCCGGCCAGGCCGCCGGCGAAAATACGGCTGAGAGCGCCGAAGACCGCAAGGCCAGAAAGCGTGCCGAGGCGGCCCTGCGCCAGAAGCTGAGCCCTTATCGCAAGCAGCAGACCGCCCTGGAGGCGGAAATGGACAAGCTGCAGAAAACCCTCGCCGGACTGGAGGAAGCCCTGGCCGACACGTCTCTTTATGAAGACAGCGGCAAAGGGCGCCTGAAGGAGTTGCTGGCAGAGCAGGCGGCCGCCAATACCCGCCTGGAAGAAGTGGAAATGCAGTGGCTTGAGGTCAGTGAAACGGTGGAATCCATGGAGGCCGAGCTGGCCAGCTGA
- a CDS encoding TIGR02444 family protein: MPLEVPVDLEADNPLWQFALMLWQQPKVEASCLALQAQGWSVTRLLCAAWLSVRGRAFTGAEDATVTEWRRRVTGALRSARKTLPNDLVPYHKLRSGLAALELEAEQIELALAWKTLMSDNPDHADMQGSDTLIRTNLAAAAPASHVEQRALPLIHTLAGALAQLSMGDHKP, translated from the coding sequence ATGCCGCTGGAAGTACCGGTTGACCTGGAGGCCGACAATCCGCTCTGGCAGTTTGCCCTCATGCTCTGGCAGCAACCAAAGGTGGAAGCCAGTTGCCTGGCCTTGCAGGCCCAGGGGTGGAGTGTTACCCGACTTCTGTGCGCCGCCTGGCTGTCGGTTCGAGGCAGAGCCTTCACCGGCGCCGAGGACGCTACGGTAACAGAGTGGCGTCGCCGTGTAACCGGCGCTCTGCGCTCTGCCCGGAAAACGTTGCCGAACGACCTGGTGCCGTATCATAAGCTTCGCTCCGGCCTTGCCGCGCTGGAGCTGGAAGCTGAACAGATTGAACTGGCTCTGGCGTGGAAAACGCTCATGAGCGACAACCCGGACCATGCTGATATGCAGGGAAGCGACACACTGATCCGAACCAATCTCGCTGCGGCGGCGCCTGCCTCACACGTTGAACAACGCGCGCTTCCGCTGATCCATACACTGGCCGGTGCTCTGGCCCAACTTTCCATGGGAGACCACAAGCCATGA